The following proteins are encoded in a genomic region of Apodemus sylvaticus chromosome 21, mApoSyl1.1, whole genome shotgun sequence:
- the Ptger1 gene encoding prostaglandin E2 receptor EP1 subtype, with product MEQPGACGSALGTEGWDPTLLCPLLIYAALLATDMSPYGLNLSLSDEATTCATPRVPNASVVLPAANGTSPALPIFSMTLGAVSNVLALVLLAQVAGRMRRRRSAATFLLFVASLLATDLAGHVIPGALVLRLYTAGRAPAGGACHFLGGCMVFFGLCPLLLGCGMAVERCVGVTQPLIHAARVSVARARLALAVLAAMALAVALLPLVHVGHYELQYPGTWCFIGLGPRGGWRQALLAGLFAGLGLAALLAALVCNTLSGLALLRARWRRRRSRRFRETASPDDRRRWGSRGPRLASTSSASSITSATATLRSSRGGGSARRVHAHDVEMVGQLVGIMVVSCICWSPLLVLVVLAVGGWDSDSLQRPLFLAVRLASWNQILDPWVYILLRQAMLRQLLRLLPLRVSAKGGPTELGLTKSAWEASSLRSSRHSGFGHL from the exons ATGGAGCAGCCAGGGGCATGTGGCAGTGCCCTGGGCACAGAAGGTTGGGACCCTACCTTATTGTGCCCTCTTCTTATCTACGCAGCCCTCTTGGCCACTGATATGAGCCCCTACGGGCTTAACCTGAGCCTATCGGATGAGGCAACAACGTGTGCAACACCCAGGGTCCCCAATGCATCTGTGGTGCTGCCAGCAGCTAACGGAACATCCCCAGCGCTGCCCATCTTCTCCATGACGCTGGGTGCTGTGTCCAACGTGCTGGCGCTGGTGCTGCTGGCTCAGGTTGCAGGCCGAATGCGGCGCCGCCGCTCGGCTGCCACCTTCCTGTTGTTCGTCGCCAGTCTGCTTGCCACCGACCTAGCAGGCCACGTGATCCCGGGTGCCCTCGTGCTTCGCCTGTACACCGCGGGGCGTGCGCCTGCTGGCGGGGCCTGCCATTTTCTGGGTGGCTGCATGGTCTTCTTCGGCCTGTGCCCACTTTTGCTTGGCTGTGGAATGGCCGTGGAGCGCTGCGTGGGTGTCACGCAGCCGCTGATCCACGCGGCGCGCGTGTCCGTGGCCCGCGCTCGCCTAGCGCTAGCCGTGCTGGCTGCCATGGCTTTGGCGGTGGCGCTGCTGCCACTAGTCCACGTGGGTCACTACGAGCTACAGTACCCAGGCACCTGGTGTTTCATTGGCCTCGGGCCTCGTGGAGGTTGGCGCCAGGCGTTGCTTGCCGGCCTCTTCGCCGGCCTCGGCCTGGCCGCGCTACTCGCCGCACTGGTGTGCAATACGCTCAGCGGCCTGGCGCTCCTCCGGGCCCGCTGGAGGCGGCGTCGCTCTCGACGTTTCCGAGAGACCGCAAGTCCCGATGATCGCCGGCGCTGGGGGTCCCGTGGACCCCGCTTGGCCTCCACCTCGTCCGCCTCATCCATCACTTCAGCCACAGCCACCCTCCGCAGCTCTCGGGGCGGCGGCTCCGCGCGCAGGGTTCACGCACACGACGTGGAAATGGTGGGCCAGCTCGTGGGCATCATGGTGGTGTCGTGCATCTGCTGGAGCCCCCTGCTG GTGTTGGTGGTGTTGGCCGTCGGGGGCTGGGACTCTGACTCCCTGCAGCGGCCGCTCTTTCTGGCTGTCCGCCTCGCGTCGTGGAACCAGATCCTGGACCCATGGGTATACATCCTGCTGCGCCAGGCCATGCTGCGCCAGCTGCTTCGCCTCCTACCCCTGAGGGTCAGTGCCAAGGGTGGTCCGACGGAGCTGGGCCTAACCAAGAGTGCCTGGGAGGCCAGTTCCCTGCGTAGCTCACGGCACAGTGGCTTCGGCCACCTCTGA
- the Gipc1 gene encoding PDZ domain-containing protein GIPC1 — translation MPLGLGRRKKAPPLVENEEAEPSRSGLGVGEPGPLGGSGAGESHVGLPPPPAALRPRLVFHTQLAHGSPTGRIEGFTNVKELYGKIAEAFRLPAAEVMFCTLNTHKVDMDKLLGGQIGLEDFIFAHVKGQRKEVEVFKSEDALGLTITDNGAGYAFIKRIKEGSVIDHIQLISVGDMIEAINGQSLLGCRHYEVARLLKELPRGRTFTLKLTEPRKAFDMISQRSAGGRPGSGPQLGTGRGTLRLRSRGPATVEDLPSAFEEKAIEKVDDLLESYMGIRDTELAATMVELGKDKRNPDELAEALDERLGDFAFPDEFVFDVWGAIGDAKVGRY, via the exons ATGCCACTGGGACTGGGGCGAAGGAAAAAAGCACCACCTCTGGTGGAAAATGAGGAGGCAGAGCCAAGCCGGAGCGGGCTGGGCGTCGGGGAGCCTGGGCCCCTGGGCGGAAGCGGAGCCGGGGAGTCCCACGTGggcttgcctccacctcctgctGCCCTCCGGCCCCGCCTCGTGTTCCACACCCAGCTGGCCCACGGCAGCCCCACGGGTCGCATCGAAGGCTTCACTAATGTCAAGGAGCTGTACGGCAAGATCGCAGAGGCCTTCCGACTACCAGCTGCTGAG GTGATGTTCTGCACCCTCAACACCCATAAAGTGGATATGGACAAGCTCCTGGGGGGCCAGATCGGGCTGGAGGACTTCATCTTTGCCCATGTCAAGGGGCAGCGCAAAGAGGTGGAAGTATTCAAATCTGAGGACGCTCTGGGGCTCACCATCACCGACAACGGGGCCGGCTATGCCTTCATTAAG CGCATCAAGGAAGGCAGTGTGATTGACCACATCCAGCTCATCAGCGTGGGCGACATGATTGAAGCCATCAACGGGCAGAGCCTGCTGGGCTGTCGGCATTATGAGGTTGCCAGGCTCCTCAAGGAGCTGCCCCGAGGCCGCACCTTcaccctcaaactcacagagcctcGGAAGGCCTTTG ATATGATCAGCCAGCGCTCAGCAGGCGGCCGCCCTGGTTCAGGCCCACAGCTGGGCACTGGCCGAGGGACCCTCCGGCTCCGATCGCGGGGCCCAGCCACAGTGGAGGATCTG CCGTCGGCTTTTGAGGAAAAGGCCATTGAAAAGGTGGATGACTTGCTAGAGAGCTACATGGGGATCAGAGACACAGAACTGG CCGCTACCATGGTGGAGCTGGGAAAAGACAAAAGGAACCCAGACGAGCTGGCGGAAGCCCTGGACGAGCGGCTCGGGGACTTCGCATTCCCAGATGAATTTGTCTTTGATGTCTGGGGCGCCATCGGGGATGCCAAGGTTGGCCGCTACTAA
- the LOC127672033 gene encoding thymosin beta-10-like codes for MADKLDTGEIASFDKAKLKKTEMQGKNTLPTKETTEQEKRSETS; via the coding sequence ATGGCGGACAAGCTGGACACGGGAGAAATCGCCAGCTTTGATAAGGCCAAGCTGAAGAAAACCGAGATGCAGGGGAAGAACACCCTGCCGACCAAAGAGACCACTGAACAAGAAAAGAGGAGTGAAACCTCCTAA